In Paenibacillus sp. FSL M7-0420, a single genomic region encodes these proteins:
- a CDS encoding flavocytochrome c, with amino-acid sequence MNKRLTAALILILSVMLVIAGCGNNNAGSSKNESKGTNSATTEPAATAAPKETAEAVSGASEASYTPYDQLKDKYDIVIVGAGGAGMSAALEAKAAGMNPVILEKMPVAGGNTTKSSSGMNASQTKFQKEQGIEDSNELFYEETLKGGHDTNNKELLHFFVDQSAGAIDWLDSIGIRLNNITITGGMKEKRTHRPEDGSAVGQYLVAGLVRNVQEQGIPLFVNADVKELTVQDGKVNGVKVLFNQADDKTISAAAVIVTTGGFGANKELISKVRPDLEGLVTTNQIGSTGDGIAMIEKVGGTTVDLDQIQVHPTVQQEKSYLIGEAVRGEGAILVSAEGKRFGNEMDTRDKVTASINTLPEKSAYLVFDAGVKSRVKAVDQYIKMGVVKTADTIEALADQMKVPAAALKTTVDTWNGAVKSKSDAEFGRATGMDNDLSGAPYYAIQIGPGIHYTMGGVVINTNTEVLNKEGKAITGLFAAGEVVGGLHGENRIGGNSVAEIIIFGRQAGIKSAEFVKAK; translated from the coding sequence ATGAATAAGAGATTAACAGCGGCACTTATCCTCATTCTCTCTGTGATGCTGGTGATTGCAGGCTGCGGAAACAACAATGCGGGCAGCAGCAAGAATGAGAGCAAGGGAACAAACAGCGCGACCACAGAGCCTGCAGCAACGGCTGCACCTAAAGAGACAGCAGAGGCCGTATCGGGGGCATCCGAAGCGAGCTATACTCCGTATGATCAGTTAAAAGATAAATATGATATCGTCATCGTCGGCGCGGGCGGTGCGGGAATGTCTGCTGCACTGGAAGCCAAAGCGGCCGGCATGAACCCGGTCATTCTGGAGAAGATGCCGGTAGCTGGCGGCAATACTACGAAATCCTCCTCGGGAATGAATGCATCGCAGACCAAGTTCCAGAAGGAGCAGGGCATCGAAGACAGCAACGAACTGTTCTATGAAGAGACCCTTAAGGGCGGACATGATACGAACAATAAGGAGCTGCTGCACTTCTTCGTGGATCAATCCGCAGGGGCCATTGACTGGCTCGATTCCATCGGAATCCGCTTGAACAATATTACGATTACCGGCGGAATGAAGGAGAAGCGTACGCACCGTCCTGAAGACGGCTCGGCAGTGGGACAATATCTTGTAGCAGGCCTCGTCCGCAATGTTCAGGAGCAGGGAATTCCGCTATTCGTCAATGCGGATGTGAAGGAGCTTACGGTACAGGACGGTAAGGTGAACGGCGTGAAGGTGCTGTTCAACCAGGCCGACGACAAAACGATCAGCGCAGCAGCAGTTATCGTAACCACCGGCGGTTTCGGTGCCAACAAGGAGCTGATCTCCAAAGTCAGACCGGACCTGGAAGGCCTGGTCACCACTAATCAGATTGGCAGCACGGGCGACGGTATCGCCATGATCGAGAAGGTCGGCGGAACTACCGTAGACCTGGATCAAATTCAGGTTCACCCGACCGTACAGCAGGAGAAATCCTACCTGATCGGTGAAGCGGTCCGGGGAGAAGGGGCTATTCTCGTATCTGCTGAGGGCAAGCGCTTCGGCAACGAGATGGACACCCGGGACAAGGTAACAGCTTCAATTAATACGCTTCCTGAGAAATCCGCTTATCTCGTGTTCGACGCCGGAGTGAAATCCCGTGTCAAAGCAGTGGATCAATACATCAAGATGGGTGTGGTCAAGACCGCAGATACCATCGAGGCACTGGCGGATCAGATGAAGGTTCCGGCTGCTGCACTTAAGACCACCGTGGATACTTGGAACGGTGCGGTGAAAAGTAAGTCGGATGCCGAGTTCGGCAGAGCTACGGGTATGGATAATGATCTGTCCGGTGCTCCGTATTATGCCATCCAGATCGGCCCTGGTATTCACTATACGATGGGCGGAGTGGTGATCAACACCAACACAGAAGTCTTGAACAAAGAGGGCAAGGCGATTACCGGCCTGTTCGCGGCTGGGGAAGTGGTTGGCGGGCTGCACGGCGAGAACCGTATCGGCGGCAACTCGGTAGCCGAGATTATTATCTTCGGACGTCAGGCCGGGATCAAGTCAGCTGAATTTGTAAAAGCGAAATAA
- a CDS encoding NAD(P)/FAD-dependent oxidoreductase, producing the protein MKLVSGQLPWEHTLPEPPAYPVLEEDITCECLIVGGGMGGAMMSYRMSLSGADTVLIDKRTIGTGSSHANTGLLQIANDKSLTACMNTFGEENGVLFYKLCQQAMRAILALPGKLDIDPQIIERSSLLYASTPEDVAMLKLENENLIKHGFDSEFWEEENIRAHYAFSKPGALYAKGDAETNPLRTVHSLIHKAHSGGVRVYEQTEALHYDYNADGVICHTANGRIFAKKVVFAMGYETQEMKKDRGAELINTYAIMTEPLPHLPKWHEQSLLWETARPYLYFRTTPEGRIIAGGKDEQLTSVERREVRVLSQCERLVEELTALFPELQGIKAEYSWGAVFGSTHDGLPYMGPHPEFPHCYFIEGYGGNGTVYSMIAAELLADTLSGKSRPELELFSLTRSAKPAPSPAIEA; encoded by the coding sequence ATGAAACTCGTCAGCGGGCAACTGCCCTGGGAACACACACTGCCTGAGCCTCCGGCATATCCGGTGCTTGAGGAAGATATAACCTGCGAATGTCTCATTGTAGGCGGCGGGATGGGCGGAGCAATGATGTCGTACCGCATGTCTCTTAGCGGAGCAGATACTGTCCTCATCGATAAAAGAACCATCGGCACCGGAAGCTCCCACGCCAATACGGGACTGCTGCAGATCGCCAATGACAAGTCGCTGACAGCCTGCATGAATACTTTCGGGGAAGAGAATGGCGTGTTGTTCTACAAGCTGTGCCAGCAGGCCATGCGTGCGATTCTTGCCCTGCCCGGCAAGCTGGATATCGATCCGCAGATTATTGAGCGCAGCAGTCTGCTATATGCCAGTACGCCGGAAGATGTAGCTATGCTGAAGCTGGAGAATGAGAATCTGATCAAGCACGGCTTCGATTCGGAATTCTGGGAGGAGGAGAATATCCGTGCCCATTACGCCTTCTCCAAACCAGGTGCGCTGTATGCTAAGGGAGATGCGGAGACTAATCCGCTGCGCACCGTACACAGCCTGATTCATAAAGCGCACTCCGGCGGAGTCCGGGTGTATGAGCAGACCGAAGCCCTTCATTATGATTACAATGCCGACGGAGTCATCTGTCATACTGCAAACGGCCGTATCTTCGCCAAGAAGGTGGTGTTTGCTATGGGGTATGAGACCCAGGAGATGAAGAAGGACCGGGGGGCAGAGCTGATCAACACCTATGCTATTATGACCGAACCTCTGCCACATCTTCCAAAATGGCATGAGCAGAGCCTGCTCTGGGAAACGGCCCGGCCTTATCTGTATTTCCGGACTACTCCTGAAGGCCGGATTATCGCCGGCGGCAAGGATGAGCAGCTTACCAGCGTGGAGCGGCGTGAGGTAAGGGTCCTCTCCCAGTGTGAGCGTCTGGTCGAGGAGCTTACGGCCCTGTTCCCGGAACTGCAAGGAATCAAGGCCGAATATTCCTGGGGAGCGGTCTTCGGCTCCACCCATGACGGACTGCCTTATATGGGACCGCACCCGGAGTTCCCGCATTGCTACTTCATTGAAGGCTATGGCGGAAACGGTACGGTCTACAGCATGATTGCCGCCGAGCTGCTTGCAGATACACTGTCCGGCAAAAGCCGCCCGGAGCTGGAGCTGTTCTCGCTGACCCGTTCGGCGAAGCCTGCGCCCTCCCCGGCTATAGAGGCTTAA
- a CDS encoding Crp/Fnr family transcriptional regulator, translating into MNNLDSLCQSRLFSGISPDDILQMLECLSATRKEYAKDEMVVREGDFVDDVGIIVQGTAQSTKLNVKGKQIIVSLHHPGGYTAVLTAASRGRRCPMSVQAIEPLEVLFIPIQNILSPCTKLCMAHEQLLGNLFDSIAERALELHDRNDCLIMPTIRDKVLTYLTRVMRESGTETFKIPFDREAMAEYLDVDRSALSRELAWMKRDGLIEFYRNEFRLLQEAAPHSSSD; encoded by the coding sequence ATGAATAACTTAGATTCCCTGTGTCAATCACGTTTATTTTCAGGGATTTCTCCAGATGATATTCTCCAAATGCTAGAATGTCTGTCAGCCACACGAAAAGAATATGCAAAAGACGAGATGGTAGTCCGGGAGGGCGATTTCGTTGATGATGTCGGCATCATAGTACAGGGTACCGCTCAAAGTACAAAATTGAACGTTAAAGGAAAACAAATTATTGTATCCCTCCATCATCCAGGTGGATATACCGCTGTTCTCACAGCAGCCAGCCGTGGAAGAAGATGCCCGATGTCAGTACAGGCCATAGAACCGCTTGAGGTTCTGTTTATACCTATCCAAAACATATTGAGCCCGTGCACAAAGTTATGTATGGCACACGAACAGTTACTTGGAAATCTTTTCGATAGTATTGCAGAACGGGCTTTAGAACTACATGACCGGAATGATTGTCTGATTATGCCGACGATCCGGGATAAGGTTTTAACTTATTTAACAAGAGTGATGCGCGAAAGCGGAACGGAGACTTTTAAGATTCCCTTTGACCGGGAAGCCATGGCCGAGTATCTGGACGTAGACCGCAGCGCCCTATCCAGAGAGCTGGCATGGATGAAGCGGGACGGCTTGATTGAATTTTATAGAAATGAATTTAGGCTGTTGCAAGAAGCAGCCCCTCACAGTTCATCAGACTAG
- the dcuS gene encoding DcuS/MalK family sensor histidine kinase → MARKKSYSLRTMIAVMVSAVVLLVLLILYFIFRNQIIPQTRQALEDKAITIARTIALIPLVSEGLSEGNSKEIQDYTSRIARRNDIMFVVVTDMKGIRYSHPDASLVGLPFAGGGQEISLRGGESISEGAGPLGRSLRGFVPVYNNRGHQVGVVIAGLSLERVERLVLMNEWTIIAILVSGALLGAGGAFILAARIKRMVFGMEPEDISKLLQERSAMLESTREGIIAVDQEARITILNMEAQRLLRAAGIGGSAMNRQIAEYWPELGLERVLAEGEGIQDRELELGDSSLLVNSLPVRVNGNIVGAIATFRDETELAVLAEKLSGVSVYAEALRSGAHEFMNKLHVIMGMTHMGLYDELQQYILGTVTNYQKEIGSITRQIKDPVMAGFLLGKLSRAREAGIELLLTGDSYLPEPADPQVIHELITIAGNLLDNALEALGELREQSVKRVELAFQYEEGRLLCEVSDNGPGIPAGLKEKIFVQGYSSKGEQRGIGLYLVKKSVDKLKGHLELAAGCGPGAHFIADVPYEVKEEEGM, encoded by the coding sequence GTGGCCAGGAAAAAAAGCTACAGTCTGCGCACAATGATTGCCGTCATGGTGTCTGCCGTTGTTCTGCTGGTATTGCTGATTTTATATTTTATTTTCCGCAATCAGATTATTCCGCAGACCCGGCAGGCACTGGAGGATAAGGCGATTACGATTGCCCGTACCATCGCCCTGATTCCGCTGGTCTCGGAGGGACTCAGTGAAGGCAACAGCAAGGAGATTCAGGACTACACCTCAAGAATCGCCCGCCGTAATGATATTATGTTCGTGGTAGTGACAGATATGAAGGGTATCCGCTATTCCCATCCGGATGCCTCGCTGGTCGGTCTGCCCTTTGCGGGAGGCGGTCAGGAGATATCGCTGCGCGGAGGGGAGAGTATCTCCGAAGGGGCCGGGCCGCTCGGCAGATCCCTGCGCGGCTTCGTGCCGGTCTATAACAACCGGGGGCATCAGGTGGGAGTGGTCATTGCCGGTCTGTCCCTGGAGCGGGTCGAGCGGCTGGTCCTGATGAATGAGTGGACGATTATTGCGATTCTGGTCTCGGGAGCCTTGCTTGGAGCGGGAGGAGCATTCATCCTCGCAGCCCGGATCAAGCGGATGGTGTTCGGGATGGAGCCGGAGGACATCTCCAAGCTGCTCCAGGAACGCAGTGCGATGCTGGAATCCACGCGCGAGGGAATTATTGCCGTAGATCAGGAGGCGCGGATCACCATCCTGAATATGGAGGCGCAGCGGCTTCTGAGGGCAGCGGGGATTGGCGGGAGCGCCATGAACCGGCAGATTGCCGAGTATTGGCCGGAGCTGGGTCTGGAGCGGGTATTGGCTGAGGGAGAAGGAATACAGGACCGGGAGCTGGAGCTGGGAGACAGCTCTCTATTGGTGAACAGCCTTCCTGTCCGTGTTAACGGTAATATTGTTGGCGCGATTGCCACCTTCCGGGATGAGACCGAGCTGGCTGTGCTGGCGGAGAAGCTGTCGGGAGTCTCGGTCTATGCAGAAGCGCTGCGCTCCGGTGCCCATGAGTTCATGAACAAGCTGCATGTGATTATGGGTATGACACATATGGGCCTGTATGATGAGCTGCAGCAATATATTCTGGGAACGGTAACCAACTACCAGAAGGAGATCGGGTCGATCACGAGACAGATCAAGGACCCGGTGATGGCCGGATTTCTGCTGGGGAAGCTGAGCCGGGCGCGCGAAGCGGGAATCGAGCTGCTGTTGACCGGGGACAGCTATCTGCCGGAGCCGGCCGATCCGCAGGTGATTCATGAGCTGATTACGATTGCCGGCAATCTGCTGGATAATGCTCTGGAGGCGCTGGGGGAGCTCCGCGAGCAATCCGTGAAGCGCGTGGAGCTTGCTTTTCAATATGAAGAGGGGCGGCTGCTATGCGAGGTTAGCGATAACGGTCCGGGAATTCCGGCAGGCCTGAAGGAGAAGATCTTCGTTCAGGGCTACTCCTCCAAGGGTGAACAGCGGGGGATCGGCCTATATCTGGTGAAGAAAAGTGTGGACAAACTCAAGGGCCATCTTGAGCTTGCCGCCGGCTGCGGGCCGGGAGCGCATTTTATCGCGGATGTGCCTTATGAGGTGAAGGAGGAGGAGGGGATGTGA
- a CDS encoding spore coat protein has translation MYAQNGTPFMADEDLLYTILADLKRTVREYTTAATESNCPAVRRVFNDLTMDTLRIQGELYMKMSQMNMYTVPGKALRQDVDKQIQSAQQTQQKLQQFVREKTGGAGAYNQASNVQQHQPNVQQHHNGSYYM, from the coding sequence GTGTACGCACAGAATGGAACGCCGTTTATGGCGGATGAAGATTTACTCTACACGATTTTGGCCGATCTGAAGCGGACAGTCCGCGAGTACACCACAGCAGCAACAGAATCGAACTGTCCCGCTGTAAGACGGGTATTCAATGATTTGACCATGGATACCCTCAGAATTCAGGGGGAATTGTACATGAAGATGTCGCAAATGAACATGTACACCGTTCCGGGCAAGGCACTGCGCCAGGATGTGGACAAGCAGATTCAGAGTGCCCAGCAGACCCAGCAGAAGCTGCAGCAGTTCGTGCGTGAGAAAACAGGCGGGGCAGGAGCCTATAACCAGGCTTCGAATGTTCAGCAGCACCAGCCGAACGTCCAGCAGCATCATAACGGTTCCTATTATATGTAA
- a CDS encoding aminotransferase class I/II-fold pyridoxal phosphate-dependent enzyme produces MIINNAQHTGDKGKSMNSYLAPLVRQIQPSGIRKFFDLAAGSKDIISLGVGEPDFKTPWHVREACVYSLERGFTGYTSNAGMPELREGIAQYLETRFAVKYDPANQIIATVGGSEAIDLALRALISPGDEILIPEPCYISYSPITAIGGGIPVGIETFGKNNFKLTAEDLEAKITPRSKILILCYPSNPTGAIMSREDWEPIAKVVEKHDLIVISDEIYAELTYGSNHVSFASLPGMLDRTILVSGFSKAFAMTGWRMGYACGHPDLISAMLKIHQYTVMCAPSMGQVAALEALTNGMEEKDRMTDSYNQRRRLIVKGLREAGLECHEPQGAFYAFPSIQATGLTSDQFAQRLLLEYKVAAVPGSVFGLGGEGYLRCSYATSVSQLNEAVERIGALVSQLAREGA; encoded by the coding sequence ATGATCATTAATAACGCTCAGCATACAGGAGATAAAGGCAAGTCGATGAACTCTTATTTGGCCCCGCTGGTCCGGCAGATTCAGCCTTCGGGCATCCGCAAGTTTTTTGATCTGGCGGCAGGCAGCAAGGATATTATCTCGCTCGGTGTCGGCGAGCCGGACTTCAAGACACCTTGGCATGTCAGAGAGGCCTGCGTCTATTCACTCGAACGCGGCTTCACCGGTTACACCTCCAATGCCGGAATGCCTGAGCTGCGCGAGGGCATTGCCCAGTACCTGGAGACCCGCTTCGCTGTGAAGTATGATCCGGCGAACCAGATTATTGCCACGGTCGGCGGCAGCGAAGCCATTGATTTGGCCCTGCGTGCCCTGATCTCTCCGGGAGACGAGATTCTGATTCCCGAGCCTTGTTACATCTCTTATTCTCCGATTACGGCCATCGGCGGCGGTATTCCGGTGGGCATTGAGACCTTCGGGAAGAATAACTTCAAGCTGACTGCCGAAGATCTGGAAGCTAAGATTACCCCCCGTTCCAAGATTCTGATTCTCTGCTATCCAAGCAATCCGACCGGCGCAATCATGAGCCGTGAAGATTGGGAGCCGATTGCCAAGGTGGTCGAGAAGCATGATCTTATTGTCATTTCGGATGAGATATACGCCGAGCTTACGTATGGAAGCAATCATGTCAGCTTCGCTTCGCTGCCGGGGATGCTTGACCGGACGATCCTGGTCAGCGGGTTCTCCAAGGCCTTCGCCATGACCGGCTGGCGGATGGGCTATGCCTGCGGACACCCGGACCTGATCTCTGCCATGCTGAAGATTCACCAGTATACCGTCATGTGCGCGCCTTCGATGGGCCAGGTGGCTGCGCTGGAGGCACTTACCAACGGAATGGAAGAGAAGGACCGCATGACAGACTCGTATAACCAGCGCCGCCGGCTGATTGTCAAAGGATTGCGGGAGGCGGGACTTGAGTGTCATGAGCCGCAGGGTGCTTTCTATGCATTTCCGAGTATCCAGGCCACCGGCCTGACCTCCGACCAGTTCGCCCAGCGTCTGCTGCTTGAATATAAGGTCGCTGCTGTTCCGGGAAGTGTCTTCGGTCTGGGCGGGGAAGGCTATCTGCGCTGCTCCTATGCCACCTCGGTGTCCCAGTTGAATGAAGCGGTGGAGCGAATTGGGGCATTGGTCTCACAGCTGGCCCGGGAAGGGGCCTGA
- a CDS encoding lactate utilization protein, which produces MQAKEDSIKARNRLLATKVIKNLQNRKFEAYYCDNAIEAADKALSLIPEHSSVSWGGSVTLEDIGLLDRVRQGSYTVIDRDTAQTMEERYDLMRHSLLCDTYLTSFNAVSEDGILVNIDSVGNRAAAITFGPRSVVAVVGMNKVCKTAEDAVIRARTYAAPINASRCSSSSSPFLHSPQKTPCLINGACADCKSEDCICSYIVETRMCKTAGRIKVILIGESLGF; this is translated from the coding sequence ATGCAAGCGAAAGAAGATTCAATCAAAGCGAGAAATAGGCTGTTAGCTACCAAGGTTATTAAGAATCTGCAAAACAGAAAGTTTGAGGCTTATTACTGTGATAACGCCATAGAAGCTGCGGACAAGGCACTATCCTTAATTCCGGAACATTCTTCGGTATCTTGGGGCGGGTCAGTCACGCTGGAGGACATCGGGCTTCTTGATCGGGTCCGCCAAGGCAGCTATACAGTCATTGATCGTGATACAGCGCAAACGATGGAGGAACGTTATGATCTCATGCGCCACTCTCTTTTGTGCGACACCTATTTAACCAGCTTCAACGCGGTTAGCGAAGATGGGATATTGGTCAATATCGACAGTGTGGGCAATCGGGCGGCAGCAATTACTTTTGGACCGAGAAGTGTGGTTGCTGTCGTGGGGATGAATAAGGTGTGCAAGACCGCTGAAGACGCAGTAATTAGAGCCAGAACCTACGCCGCCCCCATTAATGCAAGCCGTTGTTCGAGTTCGTCCAGCCCATTTTTACATTCGCCGCAAAAAACGCCCTGCCTGATCAATGGTGCTTGCGCAGATTGTAAATCAGAGGATTGTATCTGTTCTTACATCGTCGAAACAAGGATGTGTAAAACAGCGGGGAGAATAAAGGTTATCCTCATTGGTGAATCTTTGGGATTTTAA
- a CDS encoding response regulator gives MNIKVLIVEDDPMVAKFNRHYLEQVPGFEYAGWAATGDEARTMLEEQQVDLVLLDIYMPRVSGLQLLSALREQGSKVDIIVISAASDNASIRKALQNGAVDYLIKPFEFARFQAALSAYREDYKLMHKEHLSQEQLDKLLRHSLGTEEEKSAALPLPKGLAEGTLESIWSTINRLESPVFSTEDISSHAPISRISVRKYLAFLTEAGILEMELSYGAVGRPVYMYKVRPEGHELIRKYL, from the coding sequence ATGAACATTAAAGTATTAATCGTAGAGGATGACCCGATGGTGGCGAAGTTCAACCGGCATTATCTGGAGCAGGTTCCGGGCTTTGAGTATGCGGGCTGGGCGGCGACAGGGGATGAAGCGAGAACTATGCTGGAGGAGCAGCAGGTAGATCTGGTGCTGCTGGATATTTATATGCCGCGTGTCAGCGGGCTGCAGCTGCTCTCTGCGCTGCGGGAGCAGGGGAGCAAGGTGGATATCATTGTGATCTCCGCCGCCAGTGACAATGCCAGCATCCGCAAGGCGCTGCAGAACGGGGCCGTGGATTATTTGATCAAGCCGTTTGAGTTTGCCCGCTTTCAGGCGGCCTTGTCGGCGTATCGTGAGGATTATAAGCTGATGCACAAGGAGCATCTCAGCCAGGAGCAGCTTGATAAGCTGCTGCGGCATTCGCTGGGAACGGAAGAGGAGAAGTCCGCTGCCCTGCCGCTGCCCAAGGGACTTGCCGAGGGCACCCTGGAGAGCATCTGGAGCACGATTAACCGGCTGGAGAGCCCGGTGTTCTCCACGGAGGATATCAGCAGCCATGCACCCATCTCGCGGATCTCGGTCCGCAAATATCTGGCTTTTCTGACGGAGGCAGGGATTCTGGAAATGGAGCTTAGCTACGGGGCGGTAGGCAGGCCGGTGTATATGTATAAGGTGAGACCCGAAGGGCATGAACTTATCCGTAAATATCTATGA
- a CDS encoding flavocytochrome c: protein MNRKRWGSLLGKGLLLASLVVLPACNSTKGESTDIVIIGGGGAGMTAAIEAHNQGAKVILVEKMPMLGGNTVRAEGGLNAAGTPYQAAAGIKDSPELHFEDTMKGGKNLNNPDLVRTLTNGAAASVEWLKENGAELSEVGRAGGASVNRIHRPAGGEAAGNFIVVALKKKLEEYKIDVRLRTTADEIVKNKDGVVTGVKVTDKDGKQYTISANSVILAAGGFGANMDMIKGYQPKLEGFSTTNHPGATGDGTTMAEKIGAKLVDMKEIQIHPTTIPNQGVLITEGVRGDGAILVNSEGKRFTNELLTRDVVSQNILAQSGKVAYLIFNDELRANLKATEVYFGMDLVKEAATPEELAAQIGVDGQALADTLNTYNGFVASGKDTEFERPDLKLSFEKGKYYAIQVTPGIHHTMGGVAINTQAQVLDTKDQVIAGLYAAGEVTGGVHGANRLGGNALADITTFGRIAADEAVKALKK, encoded by the coding sequence ATGAACAGAAAGAGATGGGGAAGCCTGCTGGGCAAGGGGCTGCTGCTGGCAAGTCTGGTGGTATTGCCTGCATGTAACAGCACCAAAGGGGAGTCTACGGACATCGTAATTATCGGCGGCGGCGGCGCGGGAATGACTGCTGCCATTGAAGCGCATAATCAGGGAGCCAAGGTGATACTAGTCGAAAAAATGCCGATGCTTGGCGGCAACACCGTCCGCGCGGAAGGCGGGTTGAATGCGGCAGGAACACCCTATCAGGCAGCGGCTGGCATCAAAGACAGTCCGGAGCTGCATTTCGAAGATACCATGAAGGGCGGCAAGAATCTCAATAACCCGGATCTGGTCAGAACGCTTACGAACGGCGCGGCGGCTTCGGTGGAGTGGCTGAAGGAGAATGGAGCCGAGCTGTCTGAGGTGGGACGCGCAGGCGGGGCAAGCGTGAACCGGATTCACCGTCCGGCAGGCGGAGAAGCGGCAGGGAATTTCATCGTAGTCGCGCTGAAGAAGAAGCTGGAGGAGTACAAAATTGATGTGCGCCTGCGGACGACTGCCGATGAGATCGTCAAGAATAAGGACGGCGTGGTTACCGGAGTGAAGGTGACGGATAAGGATGGCAAGCAGTACACGATCAGTGCGAATTCCGTTATTCTGGCGGCCGGCGGTTTTGGAGCCAATATGGACATGATCAAGGGGTACCAGCCGAAGCTGGAAGGGTTCTCCACCACTAACCATCCGGGCGCAACCGGCGATGGTACAACGATGGCAGAGAAGATCGGTGCCAAGCTGGTAGATATGAAGGAGATTCAGATTCATCCGACCACCATTCCGAATCAAGGCGTGCTGATCACAGAAGGGGTACGCGGAGACGGTGCAATTCTGGTCAATAGCGAAGGCAAGCGCTTCACGAATGAACTGCTGACCCGCGATGTTGTATCCCAGAATATTCTGGCCCAGTCCGGTAAAGTAGCTTACCTGATCTTCAATGATGAGCTGCGTGCGAACCTGAAGGCAACCGAGGTTTATTTTGGAATGGATCTGGTCAAAGAAGCGGCAACACCTGAAGAATTGGCGGCACAGATCGGTGTAGACGGCCAAGCACTGGCAGATACACTGAATACGTATAATGGCTTTGTTGCTTCCGGTAAGGATACAGAGTTTGAACGGCCGGATCTTAAGTTGTCTTTTGAAAAGGGTAAATATTACGCAATTCAGGTAACACCGGGAATCCACCATACCATGGGCGGAGTAGCGATTAACACTCAGGCTCAGGTACTGGATACCAAGGATCAGGTCATTGCCGGGCTGTATGCTGCGGGCGAAGTAACCGGCGGAGTACACGGCGCGAACCGTCTGGGCGGTAATGCTCTGGCAGACATCACTACCTTCGGGCGGATTGCAGCGGATGAAGCTGTGAAGGCACTTAAGAAATAG
- a CDS encoding FMN-binding protein, whose amino-acid sequence MHKWTKTLLFSALAAATVLTAGCSSSSGKYVDGTYDGTGKGVKSDIKVAVEIKDEKIDAITVEEHKETQAMIDAAVENTIPEIIEKQTTEGVDALSGASGSSGGIIEAVTQALEQAKKQ is encoded by the coding sequence ATGCACAAGTGGACAAAAACCTTGCTGTTCTCTGCCCTCGCGGCTGCAACAGTACTAACGGCGGGCTGCTCTTCATCTTCCGGCAAGTATGTGGACGGGACATATGATGGTACAGGCAAAGGGGTCAAGAGTGATATTAAAGTGGCGGTAGAGATCAAGGATGAGAAGATCGACGCTATTACCGTAGAGGAGCATAAGGAGACGCAGGCGATGATCGATGCGGCCGTGGAGAATACGATTCCTGAAATTATTGAAAAGCAAACCACAGAAGGCGTAGACGCCCTCTCCGGTGCTTCCGGCTCCAGCGGCGGAATTATTGAAGCGGTGACCCAGGCGCTGGAACAGGCCAAGAAGCAGTAA
- a CDS encoding Lrp/AsnC family transcriptional regulator yields the protein MNELKRKVLELLKEDARSSTALMATLLGAEEEDVKTVIAEMEQDHVIVKYATVVNWDKVDDERVTALIEVQITPERGRGFEGIAERIYLYPQVKSVYLMSGAYDLLVEVEGRNLREVANFVSEKLSPIDAVLSTKTNFTLKKYKQDGIIFEEHEEDNRLMISP from the coding sequence ATGAATGAATTGAAGAGGAAAGTGCTGGAACTGCTCAAGGAGGACGCGCGAAGCTCAACGGCATTAATGGCGACCCTGCTTGGTGCGGAGGAAGAAGATGTCAAGACCGTGATCGCCGAAATGGAGCAGGATCATGTCATTGTGAAATACGCGACGGTTGTCAATTGGGACAAAGTCGATGATGAACGGGTGACTGCCCTGATCGAGGTACAGATCACCCCGGAACGGGGCCGCGGCTTCGAGGGCATCGCCGAACGCATCTATCTGTATCCGCAGGTTAAATCCGTCTATCTGATGTCCGGCGCTTACGATCTGCTGGTGGAAGTGGAAGGCCGCAATCTGCGCGAGGTTGCTAATTTTGTGTCCGAGAAGCTGTCACCGATTGATGCTGTGCTCTCTACCAAGACCAACTTTACGCTCAAAAAATACAAACAGGACGGTATCATCTTTGAAGAGCATGAGGAAGACAACCGTCTGATGATATCTCCGTGA